From the Acidilutibacter cellobiosedens genome, one window contains:
- a CDS encoding restriction endonuclease subunit S, protein MSKLDELIAELCPDGVEFKELRQVLRIRNGKDYKHIAEGSIPVYGSGGVITYINQFAYDKPSVLIPRKGSIDKLYFVEEPFWTVDTLFYTEINTEIIEPKFVFYYLQSQRIERLNTAGGVPSLTQTVLNKIPIPLPPKPVQEEIVRILDNFTELTAELTAELTAELTARRKQYEYYRDLLLTFGNNPDIKWMTLGEIGPVCMCKRIMKAETSPVGDVPFFKIGTFGKEPDAFISQEKYDEYRKAFSFPKKGDILISAAGTIGRTVIYDGKPAYYQDSNIVWIDNDESKVLNKYLYYCYAMKPWSISTGGTIARLYNDNISKAKIPVPPLEEQERIVAILDRFDALCNDLTSGIPAEIEARQKQYEYYRDKLLSFKEVTS, encoded by the coding sequence ATGAGTAAGTTAGATGAATTGATTGCTGAACTTTGTCCAGATGGGGTTGAGTTTAAAGAACTAAGACAAGTTTTAAGAATTAGAAATGGCAAAGACTATAAGCATATTGCGGAAGGTAGTATACCCGTCTATGGTTCGGGTGGCGTTATTACTTACATAAACCAATTTGCCTATGACAAACCTTCAGTGCTTATCCCACGAAAAGGATCAATTGATAAGTTATATTTTGTTGAGGAACCATTCTGGACAGTGGATACACTCTTTTACACAGAAATTAATACTGAGATTATTGAACCTAAGTTTGTTTTTTATTATCTGCAATCCCAACGAATTGAGAGACTAAATACAGCTGGAGGCGTACCTAGTTTAACACAAACAGTATTAAATAAAATTCCAATCCCTCTTCCTCCTAAGCCAGTGCAAGAGGAAATTGTCCGTATTCTGGATAATTTCACAGAGCTTACAGCAGAGCTTACAGCAGAGCTTACAGCAGAGCTTACAGCAAGAAGAAAGCAGTATGAGTATTATAGAGATTTGCTGCTTACGTTTGGTAATAACCCCGATATCAAGTGGATGACATTGGGGGAAATTGGACCTGTTTGTATGTGTAAGCGTATTATGAAAGCAGAAACAAGTCCAGTTGGTGATGTTCCATTCTTTAAAATTGGGACATTTGGAAAAGAACCAGATGCTTTTATTTCACAGGAAAAATATGATGAATACCGAAAAGCATTTTCTTTCCCTAAAAAAGGCGATATTCTTATATCTGCTGCTGGAACAATCGGAAGAACAGTAATTTATGATGGAAAACCAGCTTATTACCAAGATTCTAATATTGTGTGGATTGATAATGATGAGAGTAAAGTGTTAAATAAATATCTATATTATTGCTATGCGATGAAGCCTTGGTCAATATCTACTGGGGGAACTATTGCAAGGCTATATAATGACAATATTTCAAAGGCTAAAATTCCTGTCCCACCCTTAGAAGAACAAGAGCGCATCGTAGCTATCCTAGATCGCTTTGACGCTCTCTGCAACGACTTAACCAGCGGCATTCCTGCCGAAATCGAAGCACGGCAAAAGCAATATGAATATTACAGAGATAAACTGTTATCTTTCAAGGAGGTGACATCATGA
- a CDS encoding type I restriction-modification system subunit M has translation MENNRKEQERAELHRTIWNMANDLRGSVDGWDFKQYVLGMLFYRYISENITAYINAGEWEAGNTEFDYAKLSDEEAEQAREDLVKTKGFFILPSELFENVRARAKDDENLNETLEQIFSNIEASAQGTESEDNFKGLFDDIDVNSNKLGNTVVKRNEKLVKLMNSVGEMKLGDYKDNTIDAFGDAYEFLMGMYASNAGKSGGEYYTPQEVSELLTHLTLVGKTEVNKVYDPACGSGSLLLKFAKILGKENVRQGFFGQEINITTYNLCRINMFLHDIDYDKFDIALGDTLTDPHHWDDEPFEAIVSNPPYSIKWKGDNDPILINDPRFSPAGVLAPKSKADLAFIMHSLSWLATNGTAAIVCFPGVMYRGGAEKKIRQYLIDNNYIDCIIQLPDNLFYGTSIATCIMVLKKSKSENSTLFIDASKEFVKVTNNNKLTQENIETILNAFKDRKDIEHFARLVPNSEIAEEDYNLSVSTYVEQEDTREKIDIVALNAEIEKIVAREQVLREEIDKIIAEIEVGK, from the coding sequence ATGGAAAATAACAGAAAAGAACAGGAACGGGCGGAATTGCACCGCACGATATGGAATATGGCAAATGATTTAAGAGGCAGTGTAGATGGATGGGACTTTAAGCAATATGTTCTAGGAATGCTGTTTTACCGCTACATATCTGAAAATATTACTGCCTATATTAACGCCGGAGAATGGGAAGCTGGCAATACGGAATTTGATTATGCTAAGCTATCCGACGAAGAAGCAGAACAGGCACGAGAGGATTTAGTTAAGACAAAAGGCTTCTTTATCTTACCCAGCGAGCTTTTTGAAAATGTCCGAGCTCGCGCAAAGGACGATGAAAACTTAAATGAAACACTAGAACAGATTTTCAGTAATATAGAAGCATCTGCCCAAGGAACAGAGAGTGAAGATAATTTCAAAGGCTTGTTTGATGATATTGATGTTAACAGCAATAAGCTAGGAAACACTGTAGTAAAGCGTAATGAAAAGCTGGTTAAGCTAATGAATTCTGTTGGAGAAATGAAGCTGGGAGATTACAAAGACAATACCATAGATGCATTTGGTGATGCCTATGAATTTTTAATGGGTATGTATGCTTCCAATGCCGGAAAAAGTGGCGGTGAATACTATACGCCACAGGAAGTTTCCGAACTCCTTACCCACTTAACATTAGTAGGAAAAACTGAAGTCAACAAGGTATATGACCCCGCTTGCGGTTCTGGATCTCTACTGCTAAAGTTTGCAAAAATCTTAGGAAAAGAAAATGTACGTCAAGGTTTCTTCGGTCAAGAAATCAACATTACAACCTACAACCTGTGCCGAATCAATATGTTCCTGCACGATATTGATTATGACAAATTTGATATTGCCCTTGGGGACACACTAACAGATCCTCACCATTGGGACGATGAGCCTTTTGAAGCCATTGTATCAAATCCACCTTACTCCATTAAATGGAAGGGCGACAATGATCCTATTTTGATTAATGACCCTCGCTTTTCTCCAGCTGGAGTATTGGCTCCTAAATCCAAGGCAGACCTTGCTTTTATTATGCACAGTCTTTCTTGGCTTGCAACAAACGGAACAGCGGCTATTGTATGCTTCCCCGGTGTAATGTATCGCGGTGGTGCCGAAAAGAAAATCAGGCAGTACCTGATTGATAATAACTACATCGACTGTATCATTCAGTTACCGGATAACTTGTTTTATGGTACCAGCATTGCTACCTGCATTATGGTTCTAAAGAAATCTAAATCAGAAAATAGTACCTTATTTATCGATGCATCAAAGGAATTTGTCAAGGTTACGAATAACAACAAACTAACACAGGAAAATATTGAGACCATTCTTAACGCATTCAAAGATAGAAAAGATATTGAGCATTTTGCTAGGCTTGTGCCAAACAGCGAAATTGCTGAAGAGGATTATAACCTGTCTGTTTCTACCTATGTTGAACAAGAGGATACGAGAGAAAAGATTGATATTGTCGCCCTCAATGCTGAGATAGAAAAGATTGTGGCGAGAGAGCAGGTTTTGAGGGAAGAAATAGATAAGATTATTGCGGAAATTGAGGTGGGCAAATGA
- a CDS encoding helix-turn-helix domain-containing protein, which yields MTVSYKKLWKLLIDRDMKKKDLQAAAGISPSSISKLSKNEYVSMDVLVKVCTALGVDFKDIMELVPNMVEERE from the coding sequence ATGACCGTTAGCTATAAAAAGCTTTGGAAATTGTTGATAGACCGCGATATGAAGAAGAAAGATTTACAAGCTGCTGCGGGAATAAGTCCATCGTCAATTTCAAAGCTTTCTAAAAACGAATATGTCAGTATGGACGTTCTTGTAAAGGTTTGTACGGCACTTGGCGTTGATTTTAAAGATATCATGGAATTAGTGCCTAATATGGTTGAAGAAAGGGAGTAG
- a CDS encoding phage/plasmid primase, P4 family gives MLKDKPQFCCWKYEERSGRKTKVPYNPVTGKRAKPNQRGTFKDFSSAVAALSDYDGMGFLVGNDICVIDLDDCFDSGGKLKPVTQIVVEAFSGCYMEHSPSEKGLHIFFKATGYDFDKTKYYINNRKLGVEVYVAGATNRFVTVTGNVYADGDIAEKSNELQMILDKYMLRPAPVRQLLDTESQSYLSDKSVIEKALKSANGEKFKALWQGDTSGYASASEADLALCGMLAFWCGRDIGQMDRLFRKSGLMRDKWNRPQSGSTYGMITIEKAIANATEIYKPGGKRSSATEDFGECSLTTLKPENNERYPWTDIGASRLFADYYKSFVRYVPERKMWFCYENGIWIPDIGNLKVMEMCKSLANQLLTYALTIQDEHQRKAYIDYCRKWQLRRYRETVLKDAQSVYPISMAEFDQDPQVLNCSNGTLFLTSMDFHPHNSEDRLTKISGVKHDPEAKSERWDRFIHEIMSGDEEKAKFLQKAFGYSISGDTRYECLFVLYGATTRNGKGTLCESVLKVLGSYGCTARPETISLKKNNNSSSPSEDIARLAGVRFVNISEPSRGLVLNAAQVKSMTGGDTINARFLHENSFDFSPKFKLYINTNYLPVITDMTLFSSGRVVIIPFERHFDENEQDKNLKREFAKPKNQSAILNWLIEGYQLLKKEGLNLPDSVKTATDAYKHESDKIALFFEDALEESPNSEVRTSEVYARYQRWCSANGCYSENARNFKQALTAIARVERKRPRSGGGMTTMLIGYKLTEEEFFLI, from the coding sequence GTGCTTAAAGATAAGCCACAGTTTTGCTGTTGGAAATATGAAGAACGAAGTGGTAGAAAAACCAAAGTTCCCTATAACCCAGTAACGGGAAAAAGGGCAAAACCAAATCAACGTGGTACCTTTAAAGATTTTAGTTCGGCGGTAGCTGCTTTAAGTGATTATGACGGTATGGGATTTTTGGTGGGTAATGACATATGTGTTATCGACTTAGATGATTGCTTTGATAGTGGTGGTAAGCTTAAGCCTGTTACCCAAATTGTTGTAGAGGCTTTTAGTGGTTGTTATATGGAACACAGTCCATCTGAAAAAGGGCTTCATATTTTCTTTAAGGCCACAGGCTATGACTTTGACAAAACAAAATACTATATCAACAACAGAAAGCTGGGAGTTGAGGTCTATGTGGCTGGAGCAACGAACCGCTTTGTTACCGTAACAGGCAATGTATATGCAGATGGTGATATAGCGGAGAAATCGAATGAACTACAGATGATACTAGACAAGTATATGCTACGTCCTGCCCCTGTGAGACAACTTCTGGATACAGAAAGTCAATCCTATCTGTCTGACAAGTCTGTTATTGAGAAGGCATTAAAATCGGCAAATGGAGAAAAATTTAAAGCATTATGGCAGGGTGATACATCTGGCTATGCTTCTGCCAGTGAAGCTGATTTGGCACTTTGCGGTATGCTGGCATTTTGGTGTGGCAGGGATATTGGACAGATGGACAGACTTTTCCGAAAAAGCGGCTTAATGCGGGATAAATGGAATAGACCACAGTCCGGCAGTACTTATGGAATGATAACCATAGAAAAAGCAATTGCAAATGCTACTGAAATATACAAACCAGGTGGTAAGCGTTCATCAGCTACAGAGGATTTTGGTGAATGTTCCCTTACTACTTTAAAGCCTGAAAACAATGAGCGTTACCCTTGGACAGACATTGGAGCAAGCAGGCTGTTTGCCGATTATTATAAGTCTTTTGTCCGCTATGTTCCCGAAAGGAAGATGTGGTTTTGCTATGAGAACGGGATATGGATTCCCGATATTGGCAATCTCAAAGTAATGGAAATGTGTAAATCATTGGCTAACCAACTACTAACCTATGCTTTAACGATTCAGGATGAACATCAAAGAAAGGCATACATTGACTATTGCCGAAAGTGGCAGTTAAGAAGATACCGAGAAACGGTGCTTAAGGATGCACAGAGCGTATATCCCATATCAATGGCCGAATTTGACCAAGACCCGCAGGTGCTCAACTGTTCCAATGGAACCTTGTTTTTAACATCCATGGATTTTCATCCCCACAACAGCGAGGACAGACTTACAAAGATATCTGGTGTTAAACATGACCCAGAAGCAAAAAGTGAGCGATGGGATAGATTTATTCATGAGATTATGAGCGGAGATGAGGAAAAGGCAAAATTCCTCCAAAAAGCCTTTGGCTACAGTATCAGCGGAGACACTCGGTATGAATGTCTGTTTGTTCTCTATGGTGCCACAACTCGAAATGGTAAAGGTACGCTATGTGAGAGCGTTCTTAAGGTGTTAGGCAGTTATGGCTGTACCGCAAGGCCGGAGACTATCAGTCTGAAAAAGAACAATAATAGTTCAAGTCCAAGTGAAGATATTGCCCGGCTTGCAGGAGTACGCTTTGTGAATATCTCCGAACCTAGCAGAGGACTTGTCTTAAATGCTGCACAGGTAAAAAGCATGACGGGTGGTGACACCATCAACGCAAGATTTCTACATGAGAATTCTTTTGACTTTTCGCCAAAGTTTAAGCTGTATATCAACACTAATTATCTGCCCGTTATTACGGATATGACGTTGTTTTCCAGTGGCAGAGTGGTAATTATCCCTTTTGAACGACACTTCGATGAAAACGAGCAGGATAAAAACTTAAAACGCGAATTCGCCAAACCGAAGAATCAGAGCGCTATCCTCAACTGGCTAATTGAAGGCTACCAGCTGTTGAAAAAGGAAGGATTGAATTTACCCGATTCCGTCAAGACAGCCACGGATGCTTACAAGCATGAAAGCGACAAGATAGCATTGTTCTTTGAAGATGCCTTGGAAGAAAGTCCAAACAGTGAGGTGCGGACATCCGAAGTGTATGCCCGATATCAGCGGTGGTGTAGTGCCAATGGCTGTTATTCGGAGAATGCAAGAAACTTTAAACAAGCATTAACAGCTATTGCCCGTGTGGAGCGGAAACGACCACGTTCTGGTGGTGGAATGACCACAATGCTTATCGGCTATAAACTGACTGAAGAAGAATTTTTTCTTATTTAA